A genome region from Paramisgurnus dabryanus chromosome 12, PD_genome_1.1, whole genome shotgun sequence includes the following:
- the LOC135738572 gene encoding trace amine-associated receptor 4-like codes for MSFNETENILLCYPLHPDSCPRTSRLTVVKVAMYAFISLMILMTVFGNLLIIISISHFKQLQSPTHLIVQSLAVCDCLLGSLVMPYNMVRSVEGCWFLGDIICKVHSSLDMAFCFSSLIHLSLISVDRYWAICDPLKYKLRITNNTVTVFITLTWIFSFVYSFSVVFSGVYAVGLEALMLQMSCYGGCALFVNKEWRLICIILVFIIPGTIMSSLYIIIFNVVKKHAKVLSEKVSVTTTGVNSQSSAHRERKAAKTLALVMGVFFLCWLPSSIAIAVDPFINFVTPADVFEALYWFAYFNSTFNPLIYGFFYPVFQKAFKTLIFTYICGFNHSHTLTFV; via the coding sequence ATGTCTTTCAATGAGACTGAGAATATTCTCCTGTGTTATCCTTTACATCCAGACTCTTGTCCTAGAACTTCTCGTCTCACCGTAGTTAAAGTGGCAATGTACGCTTTTATTTCACTCATGATCCTCATGACAGTTTTTGGGAATCTGCTGAtcatcatctccatctctcacttcaaaCAGCTTCAGTCTCCAACTCATCTGATCGTTCAGTCATTGGCTGTGTGTGACTGTCTGCTGGGTTCACTGGTGATGCCCTACAATATGGTGCGATCTGTTGAGGGCTGCTGGTTTTTGGGAGACATTATTTGTAAAGTTCATTCTAGTTTGGACATGGCCttctgtttttcttctttaatacATCTTAGTTTAATATCTGTTGATAGATACTGGGCCATCTGTGACCCCCTGAAGTACAAATTGAGGATCACAAACAACACTGTGACTGTATTTATCACCCTTACATGGATCTTTTCATTTGTGTACAGCTTTTCTGTTGTGTTTTCAGGGGTGTATGCTGTTGGTCTGGAAGCTCTTATGTTACAAATGTCTTGTTATGGTGGCTGTGCTCTGTTTGTTAACAAAGAATGGAGACTAATTTGTATCATTTTAGTATTTATTATTCCAGGAACTATAATGAGCTCTCTGTATATCATCATATTTAATGTTGTGAAAAAACACGCAAAGGTTTTGTCAGAGAAAGTGTCTGTGACCACCACAGGTGTTAACAGTCAAAGCTCTGcacacagagaaagaaaagcaGCTAAAACTCTGGCTCTTGTTATGGGCGTTTTCTTTCTCTGTTGGCTGCCCTCATCTATTGCCATTGCTGTTGATCCTTTCATCAATTTTGTGACCCCAGCTGATGTTTTTGAGGCTTTATATTGGTTTGCCTATTTTAACTCAACTTTTAATCCTTTGATTTATGGATTTTTCTATCCTGTCTTTCAGAAGGCCTTTAAGACTCTCATATTCACTTATATCTGTGGATTCAATCATTCACATACTCTGACATTTGTATGA